The sequence below is a genomic window from Streptococcus oralis.
GATCAAAGGAGCAGACACCAAATCATTCGATCAATTCCAAATAAAATCGCTGAGTCTGTCAATCAGGCTCTAAAACTTATCTTAAGACAACACAAGATTCTTTCCATCACGGCAGATAATGGAGCCGAATTCAACCGCTTATCTGATGTGTTTTCTAAGGAACATATCTACTATGCACACCCCTATGCCTCTTGGGAAAGGGGAACAAATGAGAATCACAACAGGCTCATTCGTAGATGGTTACCTAAAGGAACCAAGAAAACGACTTCCAAAGAAGTCGCCTCCATCGAAAACTGGATCAATAACTATCCTAAAAAATGCTTGGACTACAAGTCGCCCAGAGAAGACTGCTTGCTGGCTAACTTGAACTTGAAATTTAGCACTTGTATAAAAATTTAAGAAAAACGGAAAATTTTTTTATAAAAGCCTTTACAAAAAAAAATAAAGTGGTATAATTAGAGTATAAACAAGTGCAAACGTTTTCGTAAAACGTTTGCCTAAATAAAATAAAGGAGATTTGAATGATGAAAGCTACATTCAAAAATGTCTTGTCTTTCGAGTTTTGGCAGAAATTCGGTAAGGCTTTGATGGTGGTTATTGCTGTTATGCCAGCCGCTGGATTGATGATTTCAATCGGTAAGTCACTTGCAATGATTGACCCAAACCTTGCTCCCCTAGTTATTACTGGTGGCGTACTAGAGCAAATTGGTTGGGGGGTTATCGGTAACCTTCATATTTTGTTTGCCCTCGCTATTGGAGGAAGCTGGGCTAAAGAGCGCGCTGGTGGTGCTTTCGCCGCTGGTCTTGCCTTCATCTTGATTAACCGTATCACTGGTACTATCTTTGGAGTTACAAGTGATATGCTGAAAAACCCTGAGGCTATGGTCACTACTCTCTTTGGAGGCTCAATCAAAGTTGCTGATTACTTCATCAGTGTTCTTGAAGCACCAGCATTGAACATGGGTGTTTTTGTAGGGATTATCTCTGGTTTTGTAGGGGCAACTGCCTTTAACAAATACTACAACTACCGTAAACTTCCAGACGCACTTTCATTCTTCAACGGGAAACGTTTTGTACCGTTTGTTGTTATTCTTCGTTCAGCAATCGCTGCAATTCTACTTGCTGCTTTCTGGCCAGTAGTTCAAACAGGTATCAATAGCTTTGGTATCTGGATTGCCAACTCACAAGAAACTGCGCCAGTTCTCGCACCATTCTTGTATGGTACCTTGGAACGTTTGCTCTTGCCATTTGGTCTTCACCATATGTTGACTATCCCAATGAACTACACAGCTCTTGGTGGTACTTATGACATTTTAACTGGTGCAGCTAAAGGTACTCAAGTATTTGGTCAAGACCCACTATGGCTTGCATGGGTAACAGACCTTGTTAACCTTAAAGGTTCAAATGCTGACCAATACCAACACCTTCTTACAACTATCACTCCAGCTCGTTTCAAAGTTGGTCAAATGATCGGTTCATTCGGTATCTTGATGGGTGTCATCGTTGCTATCTACCGCAATGTTGATGCTGACAAGAAACACCAATACAAGGGTATGATGATTGCGACAGCCCTTGCAACATTCTTGACAGGGGTTACTGAACCTATCGAGTATATGTTTATGTTTATCGCAACGCCTCTTTACCTAGTGTATGCTCTTGTTCAAGGTGCTGCCTTTGCTATGGCGGATATTGTTCACCTTCGTATGCACTCATTCGGTTCAATTGAATTCTTGACTCGTACTCCGCTAGCTATCAACGCTGGTCTTGGTATGGATATTATTAACTTTATCTGGGTAACTGTCCTCTTTGCAGTGATCATGTACTTCATCGCGAACTTCATGATTAAGAAATTCAACTATGCAACTCCAGGACGTAACGGAAACTATGAAACTGCTGAAGGAGCATCAGAAGATGCAGCTCCAGGTGAAACAAAAGTTGCCGCTGCTTCTCAAGCTGTAAATATCATTAACCTTCTTGGTGGTCGTGCAAACATTGTAGATGTAGATGCATGTATGACTCGTCTTCGTGTAACTGTTAAGGATGCAGATCGCGTTGGTACTGAGGAAGAATGGAAAGCAGAAGGAGCTATGGGACTTGTCATGAAAGGACAAGGTGTCCAAGCTATCTATGGACCAAAAGCTGACGTGTTGAAATCTGATATCCAAGATATCCTTGACTCAGGTGAAGTAATTCCTGAAACTCTTCCAAGTCAAATGACAGAAGCTCAACAAAATACTGTACATTTTAAAGGTGTAACTGAGGAAGTCTACTCAGTAGCTGACGGTCAAGTCATTGCCTTGGAACAAGTGAAAGACCCAGTTTTTGCTCAAAAAATGATGGGTGATGGTTTTGCAGTAGAACCAGCCAATGGAAATATCGTATCTCCAGTTTCTGGTACTGTATCAAGTATCTTCCCAACAAAACACGCTCTTGGTCTTGTGACTGAAGCAGGTCTTGAAGTACTTGTTCACATCGGTTTGGATACTGTAAGCCTTGAAGGTAAACCATTCACAGTTCACGTTTCTGAAGGACAAAAGGTTGCTGCTGGTGATCTTCTTGTTACAGCTGACTTGGATGCTATCCGTGCAGCAGGTCGTGAAACTTCAACAGTGGTTGTCTTCACAAATGGAGATGTTCTCAAATCTGTTAAATTAGAACAAACTGGTTCTCTTGTAGCTAAAACAGCAGTTGCTAAAGTAGAATTGTAATATACTTGAGGTTGGAAGCTGTTTTCCAACCTCTTGTTTTAGGAGAAAAGCATGAAATTTTTAACACTCAATACCCACAGTTGGATGGAGAAGGAAGCAGAAGAAAAATTCCAGCTCTTGCTCCAGGATATTCTTGAAAAAGACTATGATTTGATTTGCTTCCAAGAAATCAATCAAGAAATTACTTTGCCTGAGGTAGAGGTTGATCATCTTTATCAAGCTTTACCAGCGGCAGAACCCATTCATCAAGACCACTATGTGAGACTTTTAGTTGAAAAATTGTCTGAGAAAGGGAAGAATTACTACTGGACTTGGGCTTACAATCATATCGGCTATGACCGCTACCATGAAGGTGTGGCAATCTTATCTAAAACGCCTATTAAGGCGCGTGAAATTTTAGTGTCTGATGTAGATGACCCAACGGACTACCATACTCGCCGTGTCGCCTTGGCAGAGACAGAGGTTGAAGGCAAGGAGCTTGCTCTTGCAAGCGTCCATCTCTCTTGGTGGGATAAAGGTTTCCAGGAAGAATGGGCTCGATTTGAGGCTGTGCTGAAAGGTTTGAACAAACCTCTGATTTTAGCAGGTGATTTTAATAATCCAGCTGGTCAGGAAGGCTACCAAGCGATTTTAGCTAGTCCACTGGATTTGCAAGATGCTTTTGAAGTTGCTAAGGAGAGAAGCGGTAGCTATACCGTTCCACCAGAAATTGATGGTTGGAAAGGAAATACCGAACCACTTCGAATTGATTATGTCTTTACGACAAAAGAGCTGGAAGTCGAAAGTTTGCATGTGGTTTTTGATGGTCAGAATAGTCCACAAGTCAGCGACCACTATGGTTTGAACGCGGTATTAAATTGGAAATAAAAGCAAAAAATGAAAGGGAGCGATTCCTTTCATTTTTTTACAAAAATCACAATTTTAGAGAAGAAAGTTTCTTGTATATTTGTATATTATGAGAAAATATCCACAAATAAATTTTTAAAAATTCACGGTCAAAAAAATCGATAATATCAACTATTTATGATAAAATAGTAATTA
It includes:
- a CDS encoding IS30 family transposase, whose amino-acid sequence is MQINYTTKAKHLTIHSRRLIERWKNEEKSNREIASLLGKAPQTIHNEIKRGTVLQCIGKGRFKAKNYCLLALTDQRSRHQIIRSIPNKIAESVNQALKLILRQHKILSITADNGAEFNRLSDVFSKEHIYYAHPYASWERGTNENHNRLIRRWLPKGTKKTTSKEVASIENWINNYPKKCLDYKSPREDCLLANLNLKFSTCIKI
- a CDS encoding PTS transporter subunit IIBC, giving the protein MMKATFKNVLSFEFWQKFGKALMVVIAVMPAAGLMISIGKSLAMIDPNLAPLVITGGVLEQIGWGVIGNLHILFALAIGGSWAKERAGGAFAAGLAFILINRITGTIFGVTSDMLKNPEAMVTTLFGGSIKVADYFISVLEAPALNMGVFVGIISGFVGATAFNKYYNYRKLPDALSFFNGKRFVPFVVILRSAIAAILLAAFWPVVQTGINSFGIWIANSQETAPVLAPFLYGTLERLLLPFGLHHMLTIPMNYTALGGTYDILTGAAKGTQVFGQDPLWLAWVTDLVNLKGSNADQYQHLLTTITPARFKVGQMIGSFGILMGVIVAIYRNVDADKKHQYKGMMIATALATFLTGVTEPIEYMFMFIATPLYLVYALVQGAAFAMADIVHLRMHSFGSIEFLTRTPLAINAGLGMDIINFIWVTVLFAVIMYFIANFMIKKFNYATPGRNGNYETAEGASEDAAPGETKVAAASQAVNIINLLGGRANIVDVDACMTRLRVTVKDADRVGTEEEWKAEGAMGLVMKGQGVQAIYGPKADVLKSDIQDILDSGEVIPETLPSQMTEAQQNTVHFKGVTEEVYSVADGQVIALEQVKDPVFAQKMMGDGFAVEPANGNIVSPVSGTVSSIFPTKHALGLVTEAGLEVLVHIGLDTVSLEGKPFTVHVSEGQKVAAGDLLVTADLDAIRAAGRETSTVVVFTNGDVLKSVKLEQTGSLVAKTAVAKVEL
- a CDS encoding endonuclease/exonuclease/phosphatase family protein, encoding MKFLTLNTHSWMEKEAEEKFQLLLQDILEKDYDLICFQEINQEITLPEVEVDHLYQALPAAEPIHQDHYVRLLVEKLSEKGKNYYWTWAYNHIGYDRYHEGVAILSKTPIKAREILVSDVDDPTDYHTRRVALAETEVEGKELALASVHLSWWDKGFQEEWARFEAVLKGLNKPLILAGDFNNPAGQEGYQAILASPLDLQDAFEVAKERSGSYTVPPEIDGWKGNTEPLRIDYVFTTKELEVESLHVVFDGQNSPQVSDHYGLNAVLNWK